The Mycolicibacterium aurum genome segment GCGTAGAAACCACCCGCGCGTCGGAGGGGCCGGACGACGTAGTCGAGCGCACCGGGTCCGCGGTTCGCGGACGGAGGTGGAACCGCCAGCGCACCATCGTCGCTGCCAGTGGCTGCCATGGTGGGCGACGCTAGTTCCGCTGCGGTGGCCGAGCATAGGGACTTAGGTCCTGCTCGCGGCGGTCGGTGGACACTTGTGAGACTTCGCCGACGAGGGTCACGCTGTCGCTGTACCGATCGGTTCGAAGTGTTGGGGGGTCTGGCGATGGACCCGCTGGAACCACTGGATGCGGCGATGATCACGGCGGATCTGCTGTCTGATCCGCTGCATGCTGCCGCCCTCCTGATCATGTCTGCACCGCCGGGTGCCGGGCCCGGGTACGTGGACGGCCTGTACCGCGATGCGCTGAGCCACCACGGCGCACTGGACCCGCGCTTTCGCCGACATCCGCACGCCGGTGTGGACACGGGCGGCATCTGGGTGTGGCAGACCGACGAGACCATCGACATGAGCCGACATATCCTGCGCCGCACACTGCCCGCCGGTGCCGATTAGGAGGCGCTGTGGGAACTCATCAGCGAACTGCACTCCGACCCTCTCAGCAGATCGCGACCCATGTGGCTGGCCGTCCTCATCGACGGCCTGGCCGATGGCCGCTTTGCCATGTACATCAAGGTCCATCACACCGTGATCGACGGCGTCGCAGGATTGAAGATGATCGGCGACGCGTTGAGCACCGACCCGGACCGCAGGTCGATGCCTCCGATCTATGCTGCCGCACCGGCGCACACCGACGAGCGGGGCGCCAGGGCGCACGGACTGCTGACCAGCCCGCTGTCCGCCCTGCGGGCCGCGTTCTCCGGTGTCGTGTCCGGTCTCGGGCTCGCCGGGCGGGTGTCGCTCGGCCAGGTGTCCGACGTGGCAGCCAGCCTGGTGACAGGCACTGCGGTGCCGCCCGTCGGTGCGCCCTACACCCGCTTCAACGGTCGGATCGGACACGACCGCCTGTGCACTGGCGCCTCCTGGCCGAAGGCACGGATACGGGCCGTGCAGAAGACCTTCGGGGTCACGGCCAACGATGTGCTGACCACCGTGGTGGCCGGAGCGCTGCGGGATTGGCTTCTGCAGCACGCGGAACTGCCGAAGAAGTCTCTGGTGGCGATCTGCCCCGTGACGGTGCGGAGCCGCGGTCGAAATGCCGACGAGGACAGGCACGGAAATCTGTTCGGCCTTCAATTGTGCTCTCTCGGTACCCATCTGGCCGACCCTGCCGAGCGTCTGTTCTACATCCACCGAGCCATGTCCCGGGCCAAACACCAGGTGAAGAGCCTCGGCGCCGACGCGACATTGGTCCTTCTTGCGCTGAGCATCGCGCCGACGGTGCTTTTGCCGGCACTCCCCTTCGCTCCCCGGTTTCGGAGAGGCTACAACGTGTCGCTGTCCAGCGTCCCAGGACCGGAGCACGAGATGTACTGGAATGGAGCACATCTCGACGAGATCTACCCGGTGTCGGTGGCGATTGCCGGACAGGCTCTGAACGTGACCATCTGTTCCTACGCCCAGCGGGTGACCATCGGCTACGTATCCGGTCGCACCATCATGCCGGACATCGGATCACTGGTCGAGCTCACAGAGCGGTCACTGAGCGCTCTGGAGAACTCGTCGGCCCCGGCGTCGTGATGCCGCCACCGCGAATCACCAGTGAGGAGACCAATACATGGGCATCTACGCGGTGACCGGATCGGCTTCCGGCATGGGTCGAGCCGTCGCAGAGAAGTTGCGCCGGGACGGTCACACCGTCGTGGGTGTGGACGTCAAGGACGCCGACATCGTCGCGGATCTGTCCGACGTCCAGGGACGCCGGGCAGCCGCCGACGCCGTGCGGAGGGCATCGAAGGGCAGCCTCGACGGCGCCGTTCTGGCGGCCGGGCTGGGCCCTGGCCCGGGGCGCGATCGGCCGCGGCTGATCGCGCAGGTCAACTATTTCGGCGTCGTCGACCTGCTCGAGGCGTGGCAACCCCTCCTCGCTGCCGCCGACGGCGCGAAAGTGGTCGTGTTCTCCAGTAACTCGACGACGACGACACCTGCGGTGCCCGCCCGTGCCGTGCGCGCTTTCCTGGCGCACGACGCCGAGAAGGCGGTGCGCGCCGTCAGGCTCTTCGGGGGCAGTGCGTCGGTGATGGCCTACGCCGCGTCCAAGATCGCCGTGAGCCGCTGGGTGCGCCGAGAAGCAGTCGGCAGCGGGTGGGCCGGCGCCGGGATACGGCTGAACGCGCTGGCGCCGGGAGCCATCATGACACCGCTGCTGCAGGAACAGCTCTCAGACGGCAGGCGTGCGAAACTCGTGCGGTCCTTCCCCGTTCCGACAGGCGCGTTCGGCGATGCCGACCAGCTGGCCGAATGGGTACTGTTCATGCTGTCCGACGCCGCGGACTTCCTCTGTGGGAGCGTCATATTCGTCGACGGCGGCACGGATGCGTACTTCCGCGCCGACGACTGGCCCAAACCGGTGCCGGTGCATCGGCTGCTGCCGTACTGGAGGCGTTTCCGGGCCGGCGCCGGGCGTCAATGACCGGGGGATGCGGCAC includes the following:
- a CDS encoding SDR family oxidoreductase, coding for MGIYAVTGSASGMGRAVAEKLRRDGHTVVGVDVKDADIVADLSDVQGRRAAADAVRRASKGSLDGAVLAAGLGPGPGRDRPRLIAQVNYFGVVDLLEAWQPLLAAADGAKVVVFSSNSTTTTPAVPARAVRAFLAHDAEKAVRAVRLFGGSASVMAYAASKIAVSRWVRREAVGSGWAGAGIRLNALAPGAIMTPLLQEQLSDGRRAKLVRSFPVPTGAFGDADQLAEWVLFMLSDAADFLCGSVIFVDGGTDAYFRADDWPKPVPVHRLLPYWRRFRAGAGRQ